ACGGGGTTTCGATCTGGAGGAGAATCCGGGCTCGTTACGGCTTCGGATTTCCTATTGAAAATCGCAACAGATCTTTCGCCTAAAAAGTCGATTGAATTtatatattcaaatttgaatctgtAGCGAGAGCGTCGTTACAAAGCACAACTTACAAATTACATGTGGTATACGGATAAATTCAGTAACTTCTAAATTATACTACACGAAGAAGGGGCGTGTCGCGGGCGGCCGGCGATTCAAATCCGACTGAAAGAACGCGTGGTGATTGATTCATGCAACATCGAACTGAACGAGCGAACCACGAGATCGATTgctcggtcgatcgatcgatcatagcGTTGGCAGCATCATCTGGAGCAGGGGAGCCGGCCGGGATCGGCGCTGCCGCGATTTGAACTTCCTGATCGCCGCCTTGAGCACCCGCCTCCACCCTTCCTCCTGAAGAATCCAACCAGCAGAAGCCTCGTCGTAATGGCGGAGATGATTCATGAAGCGTAAGGATGGGGGGATCTGTATGCAGAAAGCTACCTTGGCCGGGAGAGGcgacgatggtggcggcggcgagaagtccAGCCTCGCGCAGCCCGTCTCGTGGAGGTTCAGGAATGAGCCGTCCTCCCGCCGCagcctcagccgccgccgccgcgacctcgACGACCTGCCCCCGATGGCGGCCCTCGCCCTGCGCTTCGGGTTGGCGATGAGAAAGTCCCTCGAGCCCTCggccccgcctccgccggagcgcggcggcggcggcggcgacgacgacgcgcggggCACCTTGTTCAGCGGGGACCAGATGCCGCTCTGGGAGTAGTCGAAGTCGAAGGCGGAGGAGTCCGGGAACATGCCGAGCAGGCCCCGCGACATGGACGGCTCCAGGTACTCCACCGTCACCAcgcgctccaccaccaccacctgcggctccacggccgcggcgccgccgcctccctcggtCTCTGTCTCCGCCGCACTATTCATCTCGGCCTCGAAGCTTACTAGTGGTGGTCTCCGGCGATCGTCGGAGCTAGGAGAGGAAGTGATGGGAGCGGAGGAAGAGGTGGGAAATGTTAAGGGAGTTCGCGGCTAAAGTAGCCGTTGGGTGTGGCCTGTCCGGACACTTGACCGTTGGGATCTGGGGGTTGCTCGGTCACTGACGAGTGGGGCCCGATGGTCCATGTGCCTGAACCGAGTCATCAGTAGCTTTGTGTTCAGGGAGTACTTCTTCACATGAATGCCAGATTTACTTGGCCCAACAATTCAACAAAATCACATGGAAGGTTTGAACACAAATTTTTGCAGAACTATACCAGATCCATCCGAGGAGCAATTaaactgtactccctccattttttaataaatgacgccgttgactttttctcacatatttgaccattcgtcttattcaaaatttttatgtaaatatacaagatataaatca
This window of the Oryza sativa Japonica Group chromosome 4, ASM3414082v1 genome carries:
- the LOC4336328 gene encoding uncharacterized protein; the protein is MNSAAETETEGGGGAAAVEPQVVVVERVVTVEYLEPSMSRGLLGMFPDSSAFDFDYSQSGIWSPLNKVPRASSSPPPPPRSGGGGAEGSRDFLIANPKRRARAAIGGRSSRSRRRRLRLRREDGSFLNLHETGCARLDFSPPPPSSPLPAKEEGWRRVLKAAIRKFKSRQRRSRPAPLLQMMLPTL